The Desulfovibrio piger DNA segment TGTTGCCGGACCGCTTCGTCATCAAGATCAAGGAGCGTATGCCCACCTTCTGGGTCCACAAGGACGGGGTGCTGTATTACGCCAATGAATCCGGCGAGGCCATCGCGCCTGTGGAGAGCCGCAACTTCCTCTCGCTGCCGACCCTGTCCGTGGAAGCGGGGGCCGAGGATGACGTGGCCTACCTGCCGCGATTCATGAAGGATCTGCATGCGGGCAGCCTGCCGGTGGAGGCGAGGGCCATTGCGTCGATCACGGTGAGCCCCGCACGGGGTATCGAGATATATCTGGAAGACCGCGAGATGCGGCTTTCCATCGCAACGGATGACTGGGCCGGGAATCTTGCCCGGATCGGCCTGACGCTGGGGGATCTGGCACGCAGGCACGAGCTGAAGAACGTGCGTGAGGTGCGTTCGGTCAACGGCAGTGTCTGGGTGACGCTCAGTCAGCCCATGCGCGGATGATGTTTGGTGAGGAGTAACTATGGCGGATCTCATTGTAGGCCTGGATATCGGCACTACCAAAGTGTGTGCGGTCGTAGGGGAAATGGCGGAAAACGGCCTGGTGGATGTCGTTGGGATCGGCACCCGTCCCTCTCACGGCATGCGCAAGGGCGTGGTGGTGAATATTGAGCAGACCGTGCAGTCCATCCGGGGCGCCAT contains these protein-coding regions:
- a CDS encoding cell division protein FtsQ/DivIB, which codes for MTFSLKKNRRNTRSYSGSSTPAPSRSTASRPNTRNRAKPAREKRQFSLWSKLQGGRVQRFFCVLFLLAGLVAAVTGLCAGSIWLYGKATTSDFFATRHIDVAGNVRLSREMVLQYGGLKEGENSLAVSIAEVERKLRATPWVEEVSVKRLLPDRFVIKIKERMPTFWVHKDGVLYYANESGEAIAPVESRNFLSLPTLSVEAGAEDDVAYLPRFMKDLHAGSLPVEARAIASITVSPARGIEIYLEDREMRLSIATDDWAGNLARIGLTLGDLARRHELKNVREVRSVNGSVWVTLSQPMRG